A window of Rhipicephalus microplus isolate Deutch F79 chromosome X, USDA_Rmic, whole genome shotgun sequence genomic DNA:
aaacgcactgtatcgcgagcgaaagagcaatatgatcaaaaacatttcgagtacctgtctaaatcgaataacaaacgtgctttattcaatttacttcgtggtaggaagaagacccctataccaggaagcgttgactcagtagttcacacctcacaggaactacaggaatcattgaatcagttggctaaagaattagaaaacaggttctcaacgcaccttcctaattcggcttacacaacaaccatctatgactacacagaaatatcggcttccgaattaaatcaggctatggaaagattgccaaatgcagcaccaggccccgatggaataacaagtacaatgctaaaaatacttcacagggaatatccgaatgatctattaggtctcgtcaattattcccttagaagagcatggatcccttctgaatgtaagattgcgaaaattataccattgcttaagaaacagggggcaggctataatttagacaacatacggcCGATAGCCTTAAcgtctaatgtagtaaaacttattgaaagggtacttcatggtcgtataattaggtttattaacgagaaacaactgttgagtccttcccaaattggctttagatctggatattccatatggcatgcacatgtagatctggaaagtcgtattcatattgcccgtcacaaaaagcactttgcggctttagtaacgttagacatatgtaaatcatacgatagtgtagagtattctatcttgactaatcagttatggagtcaagGACGTCCACCTTaaatagtagcatgggtgacgaaATTGTTAAGTAGAAGaaaattctattgttatcaaggcggtttctcttcctgtaagcacaagcaaacccgaggagTACCTTAGGAGTCAGTaatttccccggttttattcaacatattgcttagtaccatccccgttcatccagatgtgaaaacctatgtttatgccgatgacatttctttctttgctatggcacatgacttccactgtctctacaatatcttgcaagcatatcttaatgaaatagaacattggctggatggattgatgttgaacctgaataccagtaaatgtgctattctcgttttttctATCAacgatcccgtgcacatatcaattaattacaagcttcaagatatcccacaagtacaatcattgaaatatcttggagttatgtataatgaacatataaattggcgccctcacattgaatacatcgcgacaaaagcagcatgcgcgatgggcgtattgcggaggttgagcaattgtagatcaggtatgagaagaaaggcacttttgattatatataaaatgtatgtccgacctgtgttggagttcggctgcattcttttttctggtgcgccagcatACACagttcggccgctcgttctgttggaaagagaggctttacggctttGCTTAGGAATTCCAAactatactgcaaatgcagtgttataccttgaagcacgaatactaaccctattatgtcgctttaacattcttaagGTGCAGACCTtgttacgactatatgaagcaccgtttaaccctgaacaaattatttttatttccaatcctgacctattcttctctgtgcattggcccagatttcacaaaccacaaatagtatttgttcaatcgttacttgagcctctaaatgtagacgttcgtgatctgattcctttaactgagcaacaaaattctcgagaaattgtttaccatgatatctttccaactcacgctaagctattacctacaggcattttaaatggtttattgcaggaccatttaagtaatCTGCCAACAAATATCATTATAGCAACGGatgcatctcaatcacatgaaaaatcaggcgttggaatatattgcgccgtacttgattggtcattttcacttcgcttaccgaaTTTTCTTCCTGTTTTCTGGCTTAATTCATGGCAATattgttagctttgcgaaaggtaaatatttctattccagtcgtagcagtcataactgattcattatcagtgtgctcttctctgtccccatctggtcactcacctatagtgaaactttttaaatcattgattccctgtcatctccgaagtattcatttaatctggacaccagggcacaaaggtttgttgttaaacgaaacagctgattctcttgcgaaggcatccctttcgacaccaattattcctattttccctcatacagtatacaatacggtggcgcgatttcgcacacttaaaatcaggcaaaatttatctgaccctgcactgacggcttctccagagtacaaacacttgttatttccctggcgcagtgaactgactaattcaaggatgatggaagttgtcatcaggaaattttgttgccgcgttacctccctcaatttttacttgcatagatcaggcatattgaattcctctatgtgcatttactgtatactgtaatcaagaggaaacgatcagtcatttttattacattgtcgccgtttcgatttattcaggcaaagcatactagcgccacctcttcaaagactgggctcgcaactatcacaacctgatcttctttcatttggagctctacactgggtttcagccacagggatgttttattcgccgttcaagaatacatcactgcgactaaacaattttcttgctcaaatactgtctcactatttttcatcttttttttctgcaaacttaatatcggtatttcaaatcaaaattaagttacaaaaaaattttgTAGGAATAACGCatagctgaaagtttagggctaattcaccttataatcggccaatccccttctttgggtacgagccattttcACAGggaaacaacagcaacaacaacttCGCGCTAGTACCAGTCGTATGCAGcagatgcaatattttttttaccaAATGCGAGCTATTAGTGGAGAGCGAGCGGTTCGCAGGGAAGAgctagaaaaagaaaaggagatgaGGCGCGGCGAGCTGAGCGCATTCATGAACGCCAGGAGCGCCGCAAGATGCACGAAGACAAACTTCAGCTCATCCGCGAGGCCCTGGGGTTCAAGCAATAAAGAGGTGCACTCTGGAAAAACATGTTTTCATGACTTTTTATTTCATACTCAACCATAATGTCCCTGAACATTAACAAAATGAGATGCTGCTTAAGCGTTGCATTTAATGTTTGAGCACGATATGCTTCCATTAAGAGAGATTTTGTGGCTGCCTCCTCTTCAGCCCCATCTTAGATTTCAGTTTTTCTCGCCTAACCTCTGCAAGCGCCCGTAAGAGGCTCTGTTCTCTGGATGTTCCGCTGTGGACTCTGGCTCCACTAGGGTTTGGATCATTAGCACCCTGAGAGTTCAGATGCATGCCTGGAACTATACCATCAGGCGAGTCACCGTTGTCAATGCAGATGTTGTGGAGGACACAGCATGCGAGGATAAATTTTGTCATGTTGTCTACTGTCGTGAGGTCCACACGCTGCAGCTGCCGAAACCTACCCTTTAACTCCCCAAACACATTTTCAATTAGCACTCGGGTAGATGAAAGTTTGGCATTAAATGCCTTGTCAGAAGCATCGAGGCTTCCGTAGTCGCGAATGGGAGTCATTAGGTACTCGCGAGATGGGTACGCTGCGTCCCCAAGAATGTGGTATTTCCCATCGCAGAGTTGAGGCAGTTTCTTCGAAACGGTTGAAAGCCGGAAGATCCTGGCGTCGTGAATTTTGCTGGTTGCACCTGTGCTGACATCTAGGAACCTCTTCTGGTTGTCGCATATTCTCTGCAGCGTCAAGGATGGGTGGTGGTGCCGATTCACATACACTGACCGCACTTTACCAGCAGGGCACCTGACCGGAATATAGCTTCCGTCAATGCAGCCAATAGTGTCCGGAAACCCTGAAACctaaaagtttgaaaaaaaatgttagaaCGTTTCACAGAAAGAGCAAAAGGAGCTAACAATGTAGCAAGTGAAGTCGTGCCCTAATTCAAGCTTCAAGCACAGCTCATTTTTACATGATTTCCTTGGATGTTGGTTTTGTATTTGTATCTGTTCGTTTTGTGCAGTACTAACGTAAATTCATTGGCATGGTTACGTGCGCAATAAAGCGTGAAATACATTGACAGTTCTAGCAAAGGGTAATTACGCACAGGAGCCGAGAGCTTCAGCTTGACATGTTTTCGCAAACTCTACTACGTGCAGGTGTGAAGAACTTGCAATGTAACTGAAAACAATGGCTTTGCGAGCTCTTCAACATCCCCATGCAGCTTACAGCATAAACGATAACTCACTGCTTGTTGCAACCGTACTGTTATACACTAAATTCAAGGGTGGCCTGTATATATTATGTTTACCAGAAGTTAGATCGCCTTTATGAATAAAAACACAGCTTTGAAGAATCATTCCGATGGAAGCGACTGACATGCTGCTTTGATTAAATCAAAAACATTTTTGCAGTTGAAATTGAAAGTGGGGTTTTTGTTACCTGCTTAAATTTATTGGAAAGTTTCTCCATGTCATCTGGGAAAGTCACGATGCGGGGGGCAATGTCGAGAAGGAAATCCATGACTCGATACATCATCCTGTGGTGCGTGCTTTCCCCAACTTCAAAACGTCCTGCAACATCCCGTATGCAGGATTTGTTGGCGGCATACCTGCAAGAAATGTGATAACTCTATAATAATCCTAAATGGTAAACAAGCATTTTACGTTGCCAACAAGCATTTAGCGAAGTGTCGGAAAAATCCACATCGGCCCAGTTGTCTGAACAAACTTCAGAGCACATTTGGTGCAGACGTGCACTATTTTACCCCTAGAATGCCTTACAACAGCACATGCAAGAATTGAATGAAAAAATGAGAAAATATAATCCAGTGCGATTCGGGAACTGAAATGCGCGTGCAGCAAAAAAGCGATTACTTGAGCCTCGGACTAACGGAACGTCAGTGGCACGTAAAAGCAAATTCCAGGCAGCATAAGCATTTAGTGAAAAATCAGTTGGTAAACCTTCGCGCGGCGTATTAGTGCATTCAAGTTCAGGCTTCGCTTCCGAGAACATGTGCCATGAATTTCATGCCCTTGAAATTTCGGCAGGTGCCTCGTAGACGtgaaattaccccccccccccccccacacacacactcaccCGAGACCATGTTAATTCTTGCGAGGTCATATGCGCGCATTTCTCTTTCAATTTCTACGTACAGATGTGAAGTTTACGTGAATTCTAAGGCGTCGTGATATGCGCGCCGTACTCGTGAAGCTCGGCAACAAATGCAGGCCCGAACTCTCTCACCGTTTTCTGCTTTTGCATATTAGTTTCTGACCCCTCCACTTTTTAAATTCTCATCTGTTTAACTACACCTCCTGCGTCCTGATCTCTTGCTTTTTTTCCAGCACAACTCCGCCAGCACCCGGTCGATGCGATGCGTACGCTGCCGAACGCGTCGGCGAGCACGTACGACAATTTCACACGCCTGAGTTTGTTGCAGAGCTTCACGAGTAGGGCACTCATCTCACAACTAAGCTTCTCTCTTTACTGCTATATAATTGTAATACTTTACCATAGAAAGGACAGGACATGCTCTTCAGGGGACTTGGGGGGGTAGGCCTCCGTGGTCTCTTCTTGAAGGGTAGTGCGGCGACTTCGCGAATTCGGCAGCAAGCGCATTTGCAACCGACCGTGACAGTCGGAAGTTTCTGCAAAACTGGCgaggtaaagagaaaaaaaagcaggccGGTTATTGATTACGCGTTTTAAGTACAATGCAGCGGCTCAACTCTTCGTCAGAATACGCGGCAACCGTCTTTTCCAGGTACGCCTCAACCTTCGGTCGCTGCTCCAGCGGAGAGAACAGGTACTCGAACATAAACTCATACAACGTcaaatcgtcgtcgtcatcgctgctgctgctgctgtccgAGGATGAGCTTGCGCTTGAACCTGTGGAGCTTTCAGCATCTAAAAGTAGCAGCAATTCCTCGTCCAGACGGTGGCGCTTAGCTGCTTCCGAACGCATTGAACGACTATCGCGGCTGCTGGATTCCGCCATTTTTTCTCCGCCACCCCGGGGATAAAACCAGAAGTGACGTAAAAGAGGCCATGTGACTTCCTCGGCGTTTCCTGTTACTCCGCCGCTGGCGACGGAGCACCGAGAACTGCTCTCGGCTGCTCTCGGCGCCAAAAAAGTGCTCCTCCTCGACCAATGAAACACAACGTCCCTGCTCCTGCCCGACCACTGGAAGGCGGCAGAACTCGCGAGAGCACTTTGAGTGCAGTTAGAAGTGCTCCGTTCGCCCAATGGAAAGCGCTATTAAACTAACATTTCTCGCATTGTGCTGATCGGCGCAGTGAGCTTTTTGTGCTCCTCACTTCACGTATAATTTCGTCCActgcttcacacacacacaaaaaaaaactgtttgaaaTGCTGCGCAGGACGTTTACTAGAAAATTGCTCCTTGGCTCAAGAAAGTGAGTCGCCGCTCGCGTTGTATGATCTTTAGGGTGCTACATGCATTCGAATTCAATGCATGAGTGAGATGTCGTGAAAAGTGCAGCTATGCTCAGATTCGTTACCTGTGCCGTTCGAAAAATTCTTAAGCTTTAACGAGTGCAATAAGGGAGAAGTGGTGAATCTAAAAAAAGTGTTCCTAGCTAAATCTAGCACATAATCTTTGTATAAACACTTCTGCCTCGTTAGTGGCTTGCATGACAtctaaaattgctttgtttttgttgcgGCAACTGCTTGTGACTGTTTACCGCGAAAGAGCAATGTCAAGTGTGTAGGAGAAAATTAGCGTGAAGGTGGGAAAGAAAACGTAGCCAatatttttcttttctatttttggcTCAGCCGGGGTCAAGTGTTCAGGAAACTACTGCCGTGTCACGTTGTCCACTATGTGTGTAGTTATGTGCGTTTATTGCTGTTTTACTCTGCTGCGGTTGTTCTTATATTGTtgcctatatgtttatttcttgtgaCTGATTTTAATCATGATATGGCAGCTGTAATTTCACTTCTCTCAATGCAATGAACCTCTATTTCTGCCTTCGTTTATCAAACACTATCAAAGTCAGCATGATCTTACCACGAATATCAcatgaaaataaaatttttcgtTCCTCCAATGATTCTTATGTCTTATTTATATGTGTGCATAGGCGTACGTACGTTGGCGTTGTGTGCTTGCTGCTCAAGAGGTGCTGCTTACACGAAGCTCATTGATGCATGCAAACGACGCGCTTAGAAAAGTAAAGTATGAGCTGAGAGACGAGCACGCACGTAGAAGTGGTCTCGGAGGCTGTATAATCTTCCTAGTCACTATAAAATGGCCTTCGAGACATTATTTTCAGTGGTCTTCAATCTCTGAGGCTGCAAAGGTTCCGAACGAGTGTTTGAAGCGCTCCGAACCTGAACCAGCCGCAAGGGCCTATGAGGGTGTCCTATTTGAACTTAATTTTGCTCAAGGCAATATTTGgaaaggggggtaatgccactagtacaagaaattattatttccacagatgctggcatgcttgtatgtgccgctgttcagaagaggacaaagatgcgcgtgcagagaaaaacaatagtcgtactgccgttgctcgaatcagtttgacgtccttgtgtgccattatcagcaggttacagttacATTGTAACGTGacagtggtggaggtgctgggtaatagtcaatgcactgttaccacgaggaagatatcggtcccaacatcgacgccttagtagaaacagccaaccttcgacgcagtcggcggcaactatGCCTACCACCTCAGttcagccctcttccggaacgctccagaaccatggcatatgcgacaactgtAAGCCAGACTGAACTGACCGCGACTCCACCagcaccatggctaccagcctctcgaacgccaaagcccttccatggggagccctacgaagacgttgaagactggctggaccaatacgatcgagtcgccgttGCCAACGAGTAGGACGAGCACCGGAAACagcggtatgtctatttctacctggaggattcggcgcgtatttggttcgagaatcacgaggccgccctgacaacctggccagtGTTTTGCACTTAGCTGCGGAACAAGTATGGTAGCgctgaccggaaagaacaagccgaacgtctcctcaattctcgcaatcaacgacccaatgaaagcgtgaccatgttcgttgaggagatgtctcgtctgttccgtcgagcacattctgcaatgacggaagacaaaaagatgcgcattctgatgcggggtgtcaaggagcagctgtttgaaggacttgtacgaaacccaccagctactaTGGCAaaattcctccgtgaagcgacgacaatgaagcgaatgctaagacagtggtcttcgcagtatgagcggtccgacaaccttgcatgtctgtcagcacccttggtaacacccgatgtcacgagcatgagcgaccttgctgagctagtccgtagcattgtacgcgacgagctgcaaaagcttcacacagtgccttcacagccttaagtggctgctctgacagacgtcgtccgtgaagacgtgcggcagctggtacgaccattagcgccacctccaaccgaagctcctctgctaaagTATGCGGAAGCtatacgtactcctgcaccggcagccagctatttccgccgaccgactagcctgcagacgccacagcacttctcgggcgggCCACGCTACGAAAACCAACGActgacttgcctgcagatgccgcagtacttctcaaTGCACCACAAtatgagaatccgcgacctaatttgcggaaatctagcgtgtggcgcgcttccgacaatcggccccTATGCTACCACTggggtgagccaggtcacttgtatcgggagtgctcgtacagacagatgggcctacctggatttcggctagacgctcgtcggcccagggacggcgaacgaccccgcgccatcgcagaatacttggcaagtctaccgtctccgaatcttcagtgacgccaatcacgctcttcgtctcctcgacgctctacgtccgtGAATCAATACTCCACattcgccgatgttgttgcgggacgatccgctaggtccccaagttcacgccggggaaactagaatcagcggcctccgggggtgggaccgctgttaagctatcgtcaaaacagcctcctccgacccttCCACCGCCCTTTGgtgattcctttcagccgacacctcacatcgctgacgaacccgtttctgctgacaatgccgttcgtgtcgacaactatccagtgactgctctggtcgacaccggcgccgactactcagttatcagcgctgaacttgtggctgagcTCAGGAAAGTTACGACCCCTTGGGGGCATGAACCAAATCTTCGGACAGCcagtggtcatctcttgacaccaatcaggagatgcaccgcaaggctgccaatctgtgagtcgacgttcgttgcttctttcgttgtgcttcccgaatgctcccggaaagttatccttggcatggatttccttcgtgagcacggcgctgttataaatcttcgagactgcctcgtaacgtttgctgacgacgatggcccgaagcctagagataccaatcc
This region includes:
- the LOC119162076 gene encoding putative nuclease HARBI1, which gives rise to MRLLPNSRSRRTTLQEETTEAYPPKSPEEHVLSFLWYAANKSCIRDVAGRFEVGESTHHRMMYRVMDFLLDIAPRIVTFPDDMEKLSNKFKQVSGFPDTIGCIDGSYIPVRCPAGKVRSVYVNRHHHPSLTLQRICDNQKRFLDVSTGATSKIHDARIFRLSTVSKKLPQLCDGKYHILGDAAYPSREYLMTPIRDYGSLDASDKAFNAKLSSTRVLIENVFGELKGRFRQLQRVDLTTVDNMTKFILACCVLHNICIDNGDSPDGIVPGMHLNSQGANDPNPSGARVHSGTSREQSLLRALAEVRREKLKSKMGLKRRQPQNLS